A single genomic interval of Helianthus annuus cultivar XRQ/B chromosome 6, HanXRQr2.0-SUNRISE, whole genome shotgun sequence harbors:
- the LOC118479662 gene encoding methylsterol monooxygenase 1-1-like produces the protein MMPFTSLQEVETAIGRSLTRAETLWFNYTANKSDYVLYCHNIPLVFLLSTLPPLFYLVMELIFPNYVASYKLQPKIKFSLYDKFTCYLGVMKTLLLTVVPMLLASYPLMKMIGIRTSLPLPSSMEVISQLIMYFIIDDYANYWIHRLCHLKWMYENIHKVHHEYSAPMGFATLHAHWMDVILFGIPSFLGPALVPGHMITLFLWLALREIESVENHSG, from the exons ATGATGCCCTTTACCTCTCTTCAAGAGGTCGAAACCGCCATTGGCCGATCTCTCACCCGGGCTGAAACTTTATGGTTTAATTACACGGCCAACAAGTCAGATTACGTCCTCTACTGCCACAACATTCCGTTAGTATTTCTCCTATCAACTCTACCACCTTTATTCTACTTAGTTATGGAACTCATATTTCCCAATTACGTCGCTTCTTACAAACTTCAACCCAAGATTAAGTTTTCGTTATACGATAAGTTCACATGTTACTTGGGTGTAATGAAAACACTCTTACTCACCGTTGTACCCATGCTACTTGCCTCTTATCCTTTGATGAAA ATGATTGGTATTAGAACAAGCTTGCCCTTACCATCATCAATGGAGGTTATATCTCAACTGATCATGTACTTTATTATTGACGATTACGCTAATTATTGGATTCATAGACTTTGTCATTTGAAATGGATGTATGAGAATATCCATAAGGTTCATCACGAATACTCAGCACCTATGGGGTTTGCTACTTTGCATGCCCATTGGATGGACGTAATATTGTTCGGGATTCCATCTTTTCTTGGTCCTGCACTTGTCCCAGGACATATGATTACACTCTTTTTGTGGCTTGCCTTAAGAGAGATTGAGTCCGTTGAGAATCATAGTGGGTAG